One Candidatus Neomarinimicrobiota bacterium genomic window, CAGATGGTAGTACCGAGCCCTTCATCCTGGAAGAGGCGCAGATACTCCCGCTCCATCTTTTTCCGCTGGAAGAGATTGTATTCCGGCTGCTCCATAGTAGGCGGGGTCAAATTGTACTGGCGGGCGACGCCGTAGGCCGCTCGGATTTCGTCAGCGGACCATTCGGACGTCCCCCAGTAGAGAATCTTTCCCTGCCGGACAAGATTATCCATGGCTCGGACTGTCTCTTCAATGGGGGTGTGCAAGTCAGGACGGTGGCAGAAATAGAGATCGAGGTATTCTACATGGAGGCGCCTCAGAGCGGCGTGACAGGCGTCGGTGATATGTTTTGTGTGCAGGCCACGTTGAGTCGGCTTTTCCCCGCCCCAGAAAACTTTGCTGGAGACGCAGTAGGTGTCCCGGGACCAGTTCATCTTCTTGAGGACATTTCCCATAATCTCTTCAGATTTCCCGAACGCGTAAACTTCGGCATTATCGAAGAAGTTGACACCGGCATCATAAGCAGTTTTCATACAGTCCGCTGCTGCTGATTCATCCATCTGAGAGGAAAATGTGACCCACGAACCGAAAGATAGTTCGCTCAGTTTTAGTCCCGCTGTTCCCAATCGTCTATACTGCATGCCCCTATTCTCCTCTGTTAAGCGGTGAAACAAAAAATCTCGTCCTCAGTGAAAGAATGAACCTCAATTCTCTACTCCGCAGTTGCCGCCATCACTGCTTCTCTCAATTCTACCACCACCCTCGCATAGTTGTAGGAAGGATTGTAGGCAAGGATAGACTTCCAGTTCCTCGATCCTCTTACAAAACTACTGCTGTTTCTATCGTAACCGTTCTTCACCAGGTAGTTGGCAATACTTCCCAATGCATCCGGCCATTTGAATGGGTGGCGAACCCCATCGCCATCGAAATCTACCGCATAGTGATTGAAACTGGAGGGGATGAACTGTCCGTAGCCAAAAGCACCCGCATAGGAGCCGTAGAGCGTAAGGGGTGGAACGAAGTTATGGTAGCAGTAGAGAAGATATTCCGTCATCTCTCTTTCTACCCACCTTTCCTTTTTCGGGATTCGATGGATAACAGTATGCAGTGCATTGAAGACAACGAATTTCTTCGCGCTCCGTCCGTACTCCGATTCCACACCGATGATGCTTAACAGCAGAAAGGGATCGACGCCGAATCTGTCTTGCACGGCTCTGATAAGCTCAGTATGTGTCCTGAAGAATTCCGCGCCGGCAAATATTCGGTCATCTGTGATAAAGATTTTGCGGTAGCGTTCATAGGTGTAGGTTTCAGCCGGATGGGTAAACCGCCGCACTACTTCATCCTCCAAGAAGATGTCGGGGTGAGTAAATGTCCTGTAGACGAAATCCGGCGCAACATCGTTGTCTCTCAGCGATGCCACAACTTCGCCGTAGATTCTTCGGCTGAGATCGTTTTCAGCGACAAGCTCAACCAGTTCCCTCTCAACGGGGGTGGACCACTCCTGATA contains:
- a CDS encoding aldo/keto reductase, which produces MQYRRLGTAGLKLSELSFGSWVTFSSQMDESAAADCMKTAYDAGVNFFDNAEVYAFGKSEEIMGNVLKKMNWSRDTYCVSSKVFWGGEKPTQRGLHTKHITDACHAALRRLHVEYLDLYFCHRPDLHTPIEETVRAMDNLVRQGKILYWGTSEWSADEIRAAYGVARQYNLTPPTMEQPEYNLFQRKKMEREYLRLFQDEGLGTTIWSPLASGVLTNKYKDGIPQESRMTLEEYDFLRQRHDSPQGQDRVEKTRRLTEFSNELGISIIHLSLSWCLKNPDVSTVILGASSVDQLKENLKAADVVEKLTSDVMERIEEIVQSKPKAWIDW
- a CDS encoding lytic murein transglycosylase, which gives rise to MRAKRYIVTSIILLTSLSLAQDGHYQEWSTPVERELVELVAENDLSRRIYGEVVASLRDNDVAPDFVYRTFTHPDIFLEDEVVRRFTHPAETYTYERYRKIFITDDRIFAGAEFFRTHTELIRAVQDRFGVDPFLLLSIIGVESEYGRSAKKFVVFNALHTVIHRIPKKERWVEREMTEYLLYCYHNFVPPLTLYGSYAGAFGYGQFIPSSFNHYAVDFDGDGVRHPFKWPDALGSIANYLVKNGYDRNSSSFVRGSRNWKSILAYNPSYNYARVVVELREAVMAATAE